A portion of the Rhodopseudomonas sp. BAL398 genome contains these proteins:
- a CDS encoding GntR family transcriptional regulator codes for MQRISFSFPESDGISGPRTLTSAVLERLRADILTAKLAPGQKLHIAGLAAQFSVSFGAVREALSRLVADGLVQASDQRGFRVSPVSLADLEDVTQTRVDIEGLALRRAIERGDQIWLDAVEREFTTLSAIPFKDPLDPEAHNEPWLKQHRRFHRALVNACGSTWLLGFRDVLHEQSERYRRLSIRRETGQHRDVAAEHAAIVAATLRRDADAAVAELTQHFLTTMRLVELAIPVLEVRAKH; via the coding sequence ATGCAGCGAATATCGTTCAGCTTCCCGGAGTCCGATGGGATCAGCGGGCCCAGAACGCTCACCTCGGCGGTGTTGGAGCGGTTGCGCGCCGATATCCTGACGGCGAAGCTGGCGCCTGGACAGAAGCTGCATATTGCCGGCCTTGCGGCGCAATTTTCGGTCAGCTTCGGCGCGGTCCGCGAGGCGCTGTCGCGGCTGGTCGCGGATGGTCTGGTGCAGGCTTCGGATCAGCGCGGCTTTCGGGTCAGCCCGGTGTCGTTGGCCGATCTCGAGGACGTCACCCAAACCCGCGTCGATATCGAAGGCCTGGCGCTGCGACGCGCGATCGAGCGCGGCGATCAGATCTGGCTCGACGCCGTCGAGCGTGAATTCACGACCTTGTCGGCGATTCCCTTCAAGGATCCGCTCGACCCCGAGGCGCATAACGAGCCGTGGCTGAAGCAGCACCGCCGCTTTCATCGTGCCCTGGTCAATGCCTGCGGCTCGACCTGGCTGCTCGGCTTTCGCGATGTGCTGCACGAACAAAGCGAGCGCTATCGGCGGCTGTCGATCCGCCGCGAAACCGGTCAGCACCGCGATGTCGCCGCCGAGCACGCCGCGATTGTGGCGGCGACGCTTCGGCGCGACGCTGACGCCGCCGTCGCCGAACTGACCCAACACTTCCTGACGACGATGCGCCTCGTCGAACTCGCCATTCCGGTCCTGGAGGTGCGCGCCAAACACTGA
- a CDS encoding ABC transporter permease, giving the protein MMGSLGLKLARFAVVLSIFALWETLSRTGMVNPRLLPSASDTIAMLGELLQRASVRNDLVTTAGEVAVAFLLGFPSGALIGFAIAENRYFADVAKPLLFFAFSIPKSIFLPMFILVFGVGFSQKVGFGFFSTIFIVIMSTTAAVESVKTEYLTVARSYGATTAQTAFRVYLPSMLPVLLETVRISMIFNLTGVILAEMYASRTGIGHQIAIWGENFQMKQLLAGVLLIAVISMVFNELVRWVETRCSHWRT; this is encoded by the coding sequence ATGATGGGTTCGCTCGGACTGAAGCTGGCGCGGTTCGCCGTGGTGCTGTCGATATTCGCGCTGTGGGAAACCTTGTCGCGGACGGGGATGGTCAATCCCCGTCTGCTGCCCTCGGCGTCGGATACGATCGCCATGCTGGGCGAATTGTTGCAGCGCGCCAGCGTGCGCAACGATCTCGTCACCACCGCCGGCGAAGTGGCGGTCGCCTTCCTGCTCGGCTTTCCGAGCGGGGCGCTGATCGGCTTTGCGATCGCCGAGAACCGCTACTTCGCCGATGTGGCGAAACCGCTGTTGTTCTTCGCCTTCAGCATTCCGAAGTCGATCTTCCTGCCGATGTTCATCCTGGTGTTCGGCGTCGGCTTTTCGCAGAAGGTCGGTTTCGGCTTCTTCTCGACGATCTTCATCGTGATCATGTCGACCACCGCCGCGGTCGAATCGGTCAAGACCGAATATCTGACGGTGGCGCGATCCTATGGGGCGACCACGGCGCAGACCGCGTTCCGGGTCTATTTGCCGAGCATGCTTCCGGTGCTGCTGGAAACCGTGCGGATCTCGATGATCTTCAATCTCACCGGCGTGATCCTCGCCGAAATGTACGCCTCGCGCACCGGCATCGGCCACCAGATCGCGATCTGGGGTGAGAATTTCCAGATGAAGCAGCTGCTCGCCGGGGTGCTGCTGATCGCGGTCATCTCCATGGTGTTCAACGAGCTGGTTAGATGGGTGGAAACAAGATGCAGCCATTGGCGAACGTAA
- a CDS encoding 2-hydroxyacid dehydrogenase — MHCVLLSTTVDLRRYLADQIKRLEGQVSFVDHLDGTDPAAIRMAVSWQPAADAFDHYPNLQAACSIGAGADSILRCPSLRDGIAVVRVVEPAQAQMMSGFVIWHAIWHQRGFATYLAHQRDRLWQRMGQRTAQEVPVGILGYGAIGARVAADLAALGFPVKVWSRSAKATPPGIAGYHGADGLDAMVEDTEILVNLLPLTPATRNILNGALFSRMRRGGYLIQVGRGEHLVEQDLLDALDSGQLAGAGLDVFLAEPLPPAHPFWSHPGIVLTPHDACDVSMAAIGETVLATAAALQAGLMPKDAVDRQLGY; from the coding sequence ATGCATTGCGTTCTCCTCAGTACAACGGTCGATCTGCGCCGCTACCTCGCCGACCAGATCAAGCGGCTCGAGGGCCAGGTCAGTTTCGTCGATCATCTCGACGGCACCGATCCCGCCGCTATTCGCATGGCGGTGAGCTGGCAGCCCGCGGCCGACGCGTTCGACCATTACCCGAATTTGCAGGCGGCCTGCTCGATCGGCGCCGGCGCCGACAGCATTCTGCGCTGTCCCAGCCTGCGCGATGGCATCGCTGTCGTGCGTGTGGTCGAGCCGGCGCAGGCGCAGATGATGTCAGGCTTCGTGATCTGGCACGCGATCTGGCACCAGCGCGGCTTCGCCACCTATCTGGCGCATCAGCGCGACCGGCTCTGGCAGCGGATGGGCCAGCGCACTGCCCAGGAAGTCCCGGTTGGCATTCTAGGTTACGGCGCGATCGGTGCCCGCGTCGCCGCGGATCTCGCAGCTCTCGGTTTCCCGGTCAAGGTCTGGAGCCGCAGCGCGAAGGCGACGCCGCCCGGCATCGCCGGCTATCATGGCGCCGACGGTCTCGACGCCATGGTCGAGGACACCGAGATTTTGGTCAATCTGCTGCCGCTGACGCCCGCCACCCGCAACATTCTCAACGGCGCGCTGTTTTCCAGAATGCGGCGCGGCGGTTATCTGATCCAGGTCGGGCGTGGCGAGCATCTGGTCGAGCAGGATCTGCTCGACGCGCTCGACAGCGGGCAATTGGCCGGGGCCGGGCTCGACGTATTCCTCGCCGAGCCGCTGCCGCCGGCGCATCCATTCTGGAGCCATCCCGGCATTGTCCTCACCCCGCACGATGCCTGCGATGTCAGCATGGCGGCGATCGGCGAGACCGTTCTGGCCACCGCCGCGGCATTGCAGGCCGGCCTCATGCCCAAGGACGCCGTCGATCGCCAACTGGGCTATTGA
- a CDS encoding ABC transporter ATP-binding protein translates to MSEILQLRGVSRRFSGLQALREVSLTINKGEVLGLIGPNGAGKTTLVNVVTGVTPASSGTVIFLGQDITRLKTYQSARLGLARTFQIVQPFAEFSVLDNVAAAALFSQPGESLKSAREAAREHLAFVGIEAQAAESAATLTLAMRKRLELAKALAMRPQLLFLDEVNAGLNSAEVERATELIHRLAARGVTIVMIEHLMKVVLNVCTRIVVLHNGHPIADGLPRDVIKNPAVVEAYLGHQYAKRSGTNG, encoded by the coding sequence ATGTCTGAGATCCTGCAATTGCGCGGTGTATCGCGTCGTTTCAGCGGCCTGCAGGCGCTGCGCGAAGTCTCGCTGACGATCAACAAGGGCGAAGTGCTGGGCCTGATCGGGCCGAACGGCGCCGGCAAGACCACGCTGGTCAATGTCGTGACCGGCGTCACGCCCGCAAGCTCCGGCACCGTGATCTTCCTGGGACAGGACATCACCCGGCTGAAGACCTATCAATCGGCGCGGCTCGGCCTGGCCCGGACCTTCCAGATCGTGCAGCCCTTCGCCGAATTTTCCGTGCTCGACAATGTCGCCGCGGCGGCGTTGTTCTCGCAGCCGGGCGAGAGCCTCAAATCCGCCCGTGAAGCGGCGCGCGAACATCTCGCCTTCGTCGGCATCGAGGCGCAAGCGGCCGAATCGGCCGCGACGCTGACGCTGGCGATGCGCAAGCGGCTCGAACTGGCCAAGGCGCTGGCGATGCGGCCGCAATTGTTGTTCCTCGACGAGGTCAATGCCGGCCTGAACAGCGCCGAAGTGGAGCGCGCGACCGAGTTGATCCACCGGCTCGCGGCGCGCGGCGTGACCATCGTGATGATCGAGCATCTGATGAAGGTGGTGCTGAACGTCTGCACCCGGATCGTGGTGCTGCACAACGGTCATCCGATCGCCGACGGATTGCCGCGCGACGTGATCAAGAACCCGGCCGTCGTCGAAGCCTATCTCGGGCATCAATATGCGAAGAGGTCCGGCACAAATGGCTGA
- a CDS encoding ABC transporter ATP-binding protein: MGGNKMQPLANVMPFQPARRAGSIRIENVGQVFKTSTQSVEALSDVSLEIKPGRFVVLVGPSGCGKSTLLMMLAGLRKQTSGTILINDAPIVAPDPDRVGVVFQEASLFPWLTAEENVEFPLTLRGVDKKLRRQKAQEALELVGLEGFAKRHPHELSGGMKQRVSIARGLVQDPPVLLMDEPFAALDEQTRMTMGDELLRIWAATGKTVVFVTHSLTEAVYLADEVVVMSARPGRIVDHLTVTLPRPRTYEMLSGDAFGTMRDRIWRHIRKSA; the protein is encoded by the coding sequence ATGGGTGGAAACAAGATGCAGCCATTGGCGAACGTAATGCCGTTTCAGCCTGCCCGGCGCGCCGGCTCGATCCGGATCGAGAATGTCGGTCAGGTGTTCAAGACCAGCACGCAGAGCGTCGAGGCGCTGTCCGACGTGTCGCTGGAGATCAAGCCCGGCCGCTTCGTGGTGCTGGTCGGCCCCAGCGGCTGCGGAAAATCGACGCTGCTGATGATGCTGGCCGGATTGCGCAAGCAGACCTCGGGCACCATCCTGATCAACGACGCGCCGATCGTGGCACCCGACCCCGACCGGGTCGGCGTGGTGTTTCAGGAGGCCAGCCTGTTTCCGTGGCTGACCGCGGAGGAAAACGTCGAATTCCCGCTGACGCTGCGCGGCGTCGACAAGAAGCTGCGGCGGCAGAAGGCGCAGGAAGCGCTGGAGCTGGTCGGGCTGGAAGGCTTCGCCAAGCGCCACCCGCACGAGCTGTCGGGCGGCATGAAGCAGCGCGTCTCGATCGCGCGCGGCCTGGTGCAGGATCCGCCGGTGCTGCTGATGGACGAGCCGTTCGCCGCGCTCGACGAGCAGACCCGGATGACGATGGGCGATGAATTGCTGCGGATCTGGGCGGCGACCGGCAAGACCGTGGTGTTCGTCACCCACAGCCTGACCGAGGCGGTGTATCTGGCCGACGAGGTGGTGGTGATGTCGGCGCGGCCGGGACGGATCGTCGATCATCTGACGGTGACGCTGCCGCGGCCGCGGACCTATGAGATGCTCAGCGGCGACGCATTCGGCACCATGCGCGACCGGATCTGGCGCCACATCCGCAAATCCGCGTGA
- a CDS encoding branched-chain amino acid ABC transporter permease, whose protein sequence is MTRSNLILLVLVAVIAALPIFGESYALRLGTTACMYGILALSWNVVGGFAGYPSFATAAFFGFGAYASGILMAQGLPLPLAVAASAAASFVLAGVLGAALLRLRGHYFAIASLSLVEVFRELVNNATDLTGGGMGLNIPLSAGTDVMADARFFFYAMWALLALTALMVIIVAGSKLGFGLACIRQNETAANMVGLNTTLYKSIAFGLSACFVSAAGGVYAAWVHYIDPSDVFDILYSVKPIVMALIGGLGSPLGVLFGALAYLGLEEVVWRNYIQIHSGVLGVLIVVLLLFLPHGLMSFRSRLFARRPKYV, encoded by the coding sequence ATGACGCGATCGAACCTGATCCTTCTGGTGCTGGTCGCCGTCATCGCGGCGTTGCCGATCTTCGGCGAATCCTATGCGCTGCGGCTGGGCACCACCGCCTGCATGTATGGCATTCTGGCGTTGTCATGGAACGTGGTCGGCGGCTTTGCCGGCTATCCGTCGTTTGCCACCGCGGCGTTTTTCGGCTTCGGCGCCTATGCATCCGGCATCCTGATGGCGCAGGGCTTGCCGCTGCCGCTTGCGGTCGCGGCCTCCGCCGCGGCGTCCTTCGTGCTGGCGGGGGTGCTGGGTGCGGCGCTGCTGCGTCTGCGCGGCCATTATTTCGCGATCGCCAGCCTGTCGCTGGTCGAGGTGTTTCGCGAACTGGTCAACAATGCCACCGATCTGACCGGAGGCGGCATGGGGCTCAATATCCCGCTGTCGGCCGGGACCGACGTGATGGCGGATGCACGGTTCTTCTTCTACGCGATGTGGGCATTGCTGGCGCTGACCGCGCTGATGGTCATTATCGTCGCCGGCTCGAAGCTCGGCTTCGGTCTGGCCTGCATCCGGCAGAACGAGACGGCGGCCAATATGGTCGGGCTCAATACCACGCTCTACAAGAGCATCGCCTTCGGCCTGTCGGCGTGTTTCGTCAGCGCTGCCGGCGGCGTCTATGCCGCATGGGTGCATTACATCGATCCCTCGGACGTGTTCGACATCCTGTATTCGGTCAAGCCGATCGTGATGGCGCTGATCGGCGGGCTCGGCTCGCCGCTGGGCGTGTTGTTCGGTGCGCTGGCCTATCTCGGGCTGGAGGAGGTGGTGTGGCGCAACTACATCCAGATCCATAGCGGCGTGCTTGGCGTCCTGATCGTCGTCCTGCTGTTGTTCCTGCCGCATGGTCTGATGTCGTTCCGCTCCCGCCTGTTTGCGCGGAGGCCCAAATATGTCTGA
- a CDS encoding amino acid ABC transporter substrate-binding protein: protein MVRSRLLSRSLVVAACLGLSISAASAQDVIRFGAPLPLTGPLAPEAIKQQQGYDLWAEQANKAGGIAVGGKKYKVEIVYADYQSNTPRAVQTTEQMITQNNVNFLFSPFGSGAAKAASSVSEKYKIPTIAATASSSQVYDQGYKYLFGTFTPNDTLTTPLTKIVTAKAPDVKKVAILARNDLFPLAIAQEMEKSAKAAGLEVAYFEKYAIGTLDHSATLSQIKSLAPQWIFVTGYINDLLLVRKQMADQQIKAPVVSMIAGPAYQEFIDAAGASAENVTSAAWWHPAAQYDGKDIFGTSANYVKLFRDKYKSTPDYAQASASVAGALFQMAIEKAGSLDKDKVRDALAKLDVVTFFGPVKFGPNGQIDSLEPPVFQIQNAKPVVLSPQVIKQGDFKLGVN from the coding sequence ATGGTTCGTTCTCGGCTTTTGTCTCGCTCGCTTGTGGTCGCAGCCTGTTTGGGATTGTCCATCTCGGCGGCGTCCGCGCAGGACGTCATCCGCTTCGGCGCGCCGCTTCCGCTCACCGGGCCGCTCGCCCCCGAAGCGATCAAGCAGCAGCAGGGCTATGATCTGTGGGCCGAGCAGGCCAACAAGGCCGGCGGCATCGCGGTCGGCGGCAAGAAGTACAAGGTCGAGATCGTCTATGCCGACTATCAGTCGAACACTCCGCGCGCGGTGCAGACGACCGAGCAGATGATCACCCAGAACAACGTCAACTTTCTGTTCAGCCCGTTCGGCTCCGGCGCCGCCAAGGCCGCCAGCAGCGTTTCGGAAAAGTACAAGATCCCGACCATCGCGGCGACCGCGTCGTCGTCGCAGGTCTACGACCAGGGCTACAAATATCTGTTCGGCACCTTCACGCCGAACGACACCTTGACCACGCCGCTGACCAAGATCGTCACGGCCAAGGCTCCGGACGTCAAAAAGGTCGCGATTCTCGCCCGCAACGATCTGTTCCCGCTGGCGATCGCCCAGGAAATGGAAAAGTCGGCCAAGGCGGCCGGGCTCGAAGTGGCCTATTTCGAGAAATACGCGATCGGCACGCTCGATCACTCGGCCACGCTGTCGCAGATCAAGTCGCTGGCACCGCAGTGGATCTTCGTCACCGGCTACATCAACGACCTGCTGCTGGTGCGCAAGCAAATGGCCGACCAGCAGATCAAGGCGCCGGTGGTGTCGATGATCGCAGGGCCGGCCTATCAGGAATTCATCGACGCAGCCGGCGCCTCTGCGGAGAACGTCACCAGCGCGGCGTGGTGGCACCCGGCCGCGCAATATGACGGCAAGGACATCTTCGGCACGTCCGCGAATTACGTAAAGCTGTTCCGCGACAAGTATAAGTCCACGCCGGATTACGCGCAGGCGTCCGCCTCGGTGGCCGGCGCGCTGTTCCAGATGGCGATCGAGAAGGCGGGATCGCTGGACAAGGACAAGGTCCGCGACGCACTTGCCAAGCTCGACGTCGTCACCTTCTTCGGCCCGGTGAAGTTCGGACCGAACGGGCAGATCGATTCGCTGGAGCCGCCGGTGTTCCAAATCCAGAACGCCAAGCCCGTCGTGCTGTCCCCGCAGGTGATCAAGCAGGGCGACTTCAAGCTCGGCGTCAACTAA
- a CDS encoding LysR family transcriptional regulator has translation MIESTALKYFREVTLRGSIKQAAESLHIAPSAISRQVQGLEDELSVKLFERGARGMSLTDAGHLLYRYAIDNQSKLDRIRAQVEEFEALHRGNVRLATVEGLLASFVSDFVVDMSRDYPGISISVTTVGSSGVAEMVGRQDVDLGLVFGRAPRHDLIELARMRQSLCLMVAPHHPFADKGHCAVKDLAGLRVILPDRSFGIRQEIDRACAKANVQLDLYGETNSIAFLRTMAARANVGTFLPRDAALQELTAGRLVAVPLRDKRLEATQVTLVRLATRDAAPSGLLVAQLLVDRMKARKT, from the coding sequence ATGATCGAATCCACCGCGCTGAAATATTTCCGGGAGGTCACCTTGCGCGGCTCGATCAAACAGGCCGCCGAATCTCTGCATATCGCCCCCAGCGCGATCAGCCGCCAGGTGCAGGGGCTGGAAGATGAATTGTCGGTCAAACTGTTCGAGCGCGGCGCCCGGGGCATGAGCCTGACCGATGCCGGCCACTTGCTGTATCGCTACGCAATCGACAATCAGAGCAAGCTCGACCGCATCCGCGCGCAGGTCGAGGAGTTCGAGGCGTTGCACCGCGGCAATGTGAGGCTCGCGACCGTCGAAGGGCTGTTGGCGAGTTTTGTGTCCGATTTTGTCGTCGACATGTCGCGCGACTATCCCGGGATCTCGATTTCGGTGACGACGGTCGGGTCCAGCGGCGTCGCCGAAATGGTCGGACGGCAGGATGTCGATCTCGGTCTGGTGTTCGGCCGCGCGCCGCGACACGATCTGATCGAACTGGCGCGGATGCGGCAATCGCTGTGCCTGATGGTCGCGCCGCACCATCCCTTCGCCGACAAGGGTCATTGCGCAGTCAAGGATCTCGCCGGGCTGCGCGTGATCCTGCCCGACCGGTCGTTCGGCATTCGTCAGGAGATCGACCGCGCCTGTGCCAAGGCCAATGTCCAGCTCGATCTTTACGGCGAGACCAATTCCATTGCATTCCTGCGCACGATGGCGGCACGGGCCAATGTCGGCACCTTCCTGCCACGCGACGCCGCGCTACAGGAACTGACCGCCGGCAGATTGGTGGCGGTGCCGCTGCGCGACAAGCGCCTTGAAGCCACGCAGGTGACTTTGGTGCGGTTGGCGACCAGGGATGCGGCGCCGTCCGGACTTCTGGTCGCCCAACTCCTGGTCGACCGAATGAAGGCGCGCAAGACCTGA
- a CDS encoding branched-chain amino acid ABC transporter permease, protein MLAAQILINALVLGCLYACIAIGFSLVWGVLNVINLMHGSFIVLGAYLAWGLYRSLHIAPWYALLLAAPLFFAIGYLIQRVILNRVITAPVLVTLTLTFGLDLILNNAMIYYLKADYQKLSLVPPMGSVSLFGVVVPVDRLVATVAALGLTFVLYLILRRLRVGRAIVAVRLDRDAAVLMGVDVNVTYAVAFGLGAALAGCAGVLMALIFPISPLTSTAYLGKAFVVCVLGGLGSVSGALAGGILLALIEGVGSAMIGPAHATTLSFALLIVFLIVRPQGLLGRKGFE, encoded by the coding sequence ATGCTGGCAGCCCAGATCCTGATCAACGCGCTGGTTCTGGGCTGCCTCTATGCCTGCATCGCGATCGGATTCTCCTTGGTGTGGGGCGTGCTCAACGTCATCAACCTCATGCACGGATCGTTCATCGTTCTGGGCGCCTATCTGGCCTGGGGCCTGTATCGATCGCTGCACATTGCGCCCTGGTACGCGCTGTTGCTCGCAGCGCCGCTGTTCTTCGCGATAGGCTATCTGATCCAGCGTGTGATCCTGAATCGGGTGATCACCGCGCCGGTTCTGGTGACATTGACCCTGACGTTCGGGCTCGACCTGATCCTGAACAATGCGATGATCTATTACCTGAAGGCCGACTACCAGAAGCTGAGCCTGGTCCCGCCCATGGGCTCGGTGTCGCTGTTCGGCGTCGTGGTGCCGGTCGATCGGCTGGTCGCGACCGTGGCGGCGCTGGGGCTGACCTTCGTGCTCTATCTGATCTTGCGGCGCTTGCGGGTCGGGCGCGCGATCGTCGCAGTCCGGCTTGATCGCGACGCGGCGGTGCTGATGGGCGTCGACGTCAACGTGACCTATGCGGTGGCCTTCGGCCTCGGCGCGGCGCTGGCGGGGTGCGCCGGCGTGCTGATGGCGCTGATCTTCCCGATTTCGCCGCTGACCTCCACGGCCTATCTCGGCAAGGCCTTCGTGGTCTGCGTCCTCGGCGGCCTCGGCAGCGTGTCCGGCGCGCTGGCGGGCGGCATTCTTCTGGCGCTGATCGAGGGGGTGGGCTCGGCCATGATCGGTCCGGCCCACGCGACGACATTGTCCTTCGCGCTGTTGATCGTGTTTCTGATCGTGCGGCCCCAGGGCCTGCTCGGCCGAAAGGGGTTTGAATGA
- a CDS encoding NADPH-dependent FMN reductase yields the protein MADRILVLYGSYRADRMGIRLADFLVARLRGQGHDAELIDAKAVGLPMLDRMYKEYPPGTAPAAMEALAEKIRNADGFVFVTGEYNWGIQPGLKNLTDHFLEEWFWRPAAIASYSAGRLSGARAATAWHGTLSEMGMVVTSSTIAVGPIAQTLSAEAEPIGEPGQQLERAFSRFANDLAWWIEAAKQQRERRKPPY from the coding sequence ATGGCTGATCGCATTTTGGTTCTTTACGGCTCCTACCGGGCCGACCGCATGGGGATTCGGCTCGCCGATTTCCTCGTCGCCCGGCTGCGCGGCCAGGGCCATGACGCCGAACTGATCGACGCCAAGGCGGTCGGCCTGCCGATGCTGGACAGGATGTACAAGGAATATCCGCCCGGCACCGCGCCGGCCGCGATGGAGGCGCTGGCGGAAAAGATCCGCAATGCGGACGGCTTCGTGTTCGTGACCGGCGAGTATAATTGGGGCATCCAGCCCGGCTTGAAGAACCTGACCGATCATTTTCTCGAGGAATGGTTCTGGCGGCCCGCCGCCATCGCCAGCTACTCGGCCGGACGATTGTCGGGTGCGCGCGCCGCCACCGCCTGGCACGGCACATTATCCGAAATGGGCATGGTGGTGACCTCGAGCACGATTGCGGTGGGACCGATCGCGCAAACGCTGTCCGCCGAAGCTGAACCGATCGGCGAGCCCGGCCAGCAGCTCGAGCGCGCCTTTTCCCGCTTCGCCAACGATCTTGCCTGGTGGATCGAGGCCGCCAAGCAGCAGCGGGAGCGCCGCAAGCCGCCTTATTGA
- a CDS encoding ABC transporter substrate-binding protein, translating into MMTSRRQTLAILTALSCLAAPALAQAMDTIRVGLPTKTYWPTTIAETALRQKLFEKEGLTPELTIYRGGAETFEAMAAGAADIILDPPSLVSTGRKKGVMSKLVANAAMGSYGWKLMVLNKSTLGVKDLNGKKVAITSAGSGSDLLALWTAQDKKIDFTRVPVGGGGLVPNLLAGNVDAAVVYSPLSFKIEKSGEAKPILDYAKEVPPNLSAGWIVPDKLIQTRPEVVQKAVNALYGALQFMRNNRDVTVKLIADLYEIPEDIAALEYENTIMKLETDGSMAGPEVEKAVQRSIDMAKLGGLKDIVPVKEIISTQFKPVPTKP; encoded by the coding sequence ATGATGACTTCACGCCGTCAGACGCTGGCGATCCTGACCGCCCTGTCGTGCCTTGCCGCCCCGGCCCTGGCGCAGGCCATGGATACGATTCGGGTTGGCCTGCCGACCAAGACTTATTGGCCCACCACCATCGCCGAAACCGCCTTGCGCCAGAAGCTGTTCGAGAAGGAAGGGCTGACGCCGGAGCTCACGATCTATCGCGGCGGCGCGGAGACCTTCGAGGCGATGGCGGCAGGCGCTGCCGACATCATCCTCGATCCGCCGTCGCTGGTGTCCACCGGACGCAAAAAAGGCGTGATGTCGAAGCTGGTGGCGAACGCCGCGATGGGCAGCTATGGCTGGAAGCTGATGGTGCTCAACAAGTCGACGCTCGGGGTCAAGGATCTGAACGGCAAGAAGGTCGCCATCACCTCGGCCGGTTCGGGCTCCGACTTGCTGGCGCTGTGGACCGCCCAGGACAAGAAGATCGACTTCACCCGCGTGCCGGTCGGCGGCGGCGGCTTGGTACCGAACCTGCTGGCCGGCAATGTCGATGCCGCCGTGGTGTATTCGCCGCTGAGCTTCAAGATCGAGAAATCCGGCGAAGCCAAGCCGATCCTCGACTACGCCAAGGAAGTGCCGCCCAACCTGTCGGCCGGCTGGATCGTGCCCGACAAGCTGATCCAGACTCGGCCGGAGGTGGTGCAGAAGGCCGTCAACGCGCTGTATGGCGCGCTGCAGTTCATGCGCAACAATCGTGACGTCACCGTCAAACTGATCGCCGATCTCTACGAGATCCCCGAGGACATCGCCGCGCTCGAATACGAGAACACCATCATGAAGCTGGAGACCGATGGCAGCATGGCGGGACCCGAGGTCGAGAAGGCGGTGCAGCGGTCGATCGACATGGCCAAGCTCGGCGGGCTGAAGGACATCGTGCCGGTCAAGGAGATCATTTCGACCCAGTTCAAGCCGGTTCCGACCAAGCCCTGA
- a CDS encoding ABC transporter ATP-binding protein, producing the protein MADAPILELRDLRAGYGEVQVLWGIDLTVRRGEITALIGSNGAGKTTLMRALSGLIPIEAGDYRSDDEDLAGANAAKILSRGIVHVPEGRRLFGAMSIEDNLLMGAYSRTAGRAELNRDIERVYTTFPKLRERRNQAAATLSGGEQQMCAIGRGLMSAPKLLMIDELSLGLSPLLVEQLVDALRVLNAEGMSILLVEQDVTTALDLCDAAFVMDMGRIVRSGSGAELMADPIIRDAYLGVLED; encoded by the coding sequence ATGGCTGACGCGCCGATTCTCGAACTGCGCGATCTGCGCGCCGGCTATGGCGAGGTCCAGGTGCTGTGGGGCATCGACCTGACGGTGCGTCGCGGCGAGATCACCGCGCTGATCGGCTCCAACGGCGCCGGCAAGACCACGCTGATGCGCGCGCTCTCCGGGCTGATCCCGATCGAGGCCGGCGACTATCGCTCCGACGACGAGGACCTGGCTGGCGCGAATGCGGCGAAAATCCTGTCGCGCGGCATCGTCCATGTGCCGGAAGGCCGGCGGCTGTTCGGCGCGATGAGCATCGAAGATAATCTGCTGATGGGCGCCTATTCGCGAACGGCCGGGCGTGCCGAGCTCAACCGCGACATCGAGCGGGTCTATACGACTTTTCCGAAGCTGCGCGAGCGCCGCAACCAGGCGGCGGCGACGCTGTCGGGCGGCGAGCAGCAGATGTGCGCGATCGGCCGCGGCCTGATGAGCGCGCCCAAGCTGCTGATGATCGACGAATTGTCGCTCGGCCTGTCACCGTTGCTGGTTGAGCAGTTGGTCGATGCGTTGCGCGTGCTGAACGCCGAGGGGATGTCGATCCTGCTGGTCGAGCAGGACGTGACCACGGCGCTCGACCTGTGCGACGCGGCCTTCGTGATGGATATGGGCCGGATCGTTCGGTCGGGGTCCGGTGCCGAATTGATGGCCGATCCGATCATTCGGGATGCCTATCTCGGCGTTCTCGAGGACTGA